A region from the Pempheris klunzingeri isolate RE-2024b unplaced genomic scaffold, fPemKlu1.hap1 Scaffold_139, whole genome shotgun sequence genome encodes:
- the LOC139225380 gene encoding ATP-binding cassette sub-family E member 1-like, giving the protein GDEKLIRIVIVNTEKCKPKKCRQECKKKCPVVRQGKLCIEVMPTDVMAFVSEDLCIGCGICVRQCPFGALTTINLPGSLESETTHRYGPNSFKLHRLPIPRPGEVLGLVGTNGIGKSTALKIMAGRLKLNLGNFREPPEWNEILKYFRGSELQNFFKNMIENKHKSVMKPQYVDQIPKSTRGIVGDILRRKDPSTRFDEIVDTFDLKNVINRQIDQLSGGELQRLACAVACIQDVDIYIFDEPSSYLDVKQRLKMAAAIRRCVASDKYVICVEHDLSVLDYLSDYICCFYGAPSAYGVVTTPFGVKEGINVFLDGFLPTENVRFRETALVFNLNDCNEDAIIERHGVNEYPDMTRTQGDFTLDIEPGKFNNSEIIVMLGENGTGKTTFIRMLAGILEPNNGGKIPKLNVSHKPQKISPKSQMSVKRLLILKIGDTLNHPQFNTDVIKPLGVNEIFDLEVQHLSGGELQRVALVLCLGKPADVYLIDEPSAYLDSEQRVIAAKVIRRFILHSKKTAFVVEHDFIMATYLADRVIVFEGDPSIRATARSPQPLISGMNRFLKSLNITFRRDPNNFRPRINKLGSVKDTEQKSSGKLLLF; this is encoded by the exons GGTGATGAGAAACTGATACGTATAGTTATAGTAAATACAGAGAAATGTAAACCAAAGAAATGCCGGCAggaatgcaaaaaaaagtgtCCAGTTGTACGGCAAG gAAAGTTATGTATAGAAGTAATGCCAACTGATGTGATGGCATTTGTATCCGAAGATTTGTGTATTGGTTGTGGAATATGCGTCCGG caATGTCCATTTGGAGCTTTGACTACAATAAATTTACCTGGATCATTGGAAAGTGAAACAACTCATAGATATGGGCCGAATTCATTTAAATTGCATCGTTTGCCAATACCTAGACCGGGTGAAGTATTAGGGCTTGTTGGAACAAATGGTATAGGTAAATCAACGGCATTGAAAATAATGGCAGGTCGATTGAAATTAAATCTTGGAAACTTTAGA GAGCCACCTGAATGGAATGAAATACTTAAATACTTTAGAGGGTCAGAGTTACaaaattttttcaaaaatatgattgaaaataaacacaaa TCGGTTATGAAACCTCAATATGTGGACCAAATTCCAAAATCCACTAGA GGGATTGTAGGTGATATACTTAGAAGAAAAGATCCATCAACAAGATTCGATGAAATTGTGGATACATTTG atttaaaaaatgtaataaacagACAAATTGATCAGTTGTCAGGTGGAGAACTCCAACGTCTCGCATGTGCTGTAGCTTGTATTCAAGACGTTGATAT atATATATTCGATGAACCTAGTAGTTATTTAGATGTAAAACAACGATTGAAAATGGCAGCTGCAATAAGACGTTGTGTTGCTAGTGACAA GTACGTTATATGTGTAGAACATGATTTAAGTGTATTAGACTATCTAAGCGATtatatatgttgtttttacGGAGCACCAAGTGCATATGGAGTAGTAACAACACCATTTGGTGTTAAAGAaggaataaatgtgtttttggatgGATTTTTACCAACAGAAAATGTTCGTTTTAGGGAAACTGCGTTAGTTTTCAACCTGAATGATTGTAATGAAGATGCAATAATTGAAAGACATGGTGTTAATGAGTACCCGGATATGACAAGAACTCAAg GGGACTTTACACTTGACATCGAACCCGGTAAATTCAATAATTCAGAGATTATTGTTATGCTTGGAGAAAATGGAACTGGTAAAACTACATTTATTCGTATGCTAGCTGGTATTTTGGAACCAAACAATGGAG GAAAAATACCAAAATTGAATGTGAGCCACAAACCACAGAAAATAAGTCCCAAATCACAGATGTCTGTTAAAAGACTTCTAATACTTAAAATTGGTGACACACTAAATCATCCACAATTTAACACCGATGTTATTAAACCATTGGGTgttaatgaaatatttgatttgGAAGTTCAACATTTATCCGGTGGTGAACTACAACGTGTAGCACTTGTACTATGTCTTGGAAAA CCTGCCGATGTTTATTTGATTGATGAACCATCTGCGTATTTGGACTCTGAACAGCGTGTCATTGCTGCAAAAGTGATAAGAAG attCATTCTTCATTCAAAAAAGACCGCTTTTGTTGTAGAACACGATTTTATTATGGCCACTTACCTTGCAGACAGAGTCATAGTGTTTGAAGGCGATCCATCTATCCGTGCTACAGCTAGATC tccaCAACCATTAATAAGTGGTATGAACcgatttttaaaatctttaaatattacatttcgTCGTGATCCAAATAATTTTCGTCCCCGAATTAATAAATTGGGTAGCGTCAAG GATACTGAGCAAAAGTCATCAGGCAAGCTACTTCTTTTTTAG
- the LOC139225376 gene encoding phosphatidylinositol-3-phosphate phosphatase MTMR7-like, which produces MDRLCSSYPEILFIPTSMTNNIIYGSSKFRSKQRFPVLSYYHDSSKAAICRSSQPLAGLTKKCKEDILLLQAIAKSSHNSPQLVIVDTRPKINALANKAKGKGFEDTKNYPFCKFYFSGIENIHVMRESRQKLFQAIYSNHDSYISFMNAVDNSGWMKHIKAILDAAIFVSQTILCGTNVLVHCSDGWDRTSQTCALASLFLDPFYRTIHGFIILIEKDFLSFGHRFSTRCQHLAGDNKNVAPIFLQFLDCVWQVLRQFPASFQFNELFLIYISKNVYSCEYGTFLYNSVSERKKNKYFK; this is translated from the exons atggatagg CTGTGTTCCTCATATCCTGAAATTTTATTTATACCAACTAGCATGACTAACAATATTATATATGGAAGTTCAAAGTTCCGTAGTAAACAACGTTTTCCCGTCCTAAGTTATTATCACGATTCTTCTAAA GCTGCTATATGTCGATCATCACAACCATTAGCAGGActaacaaaaaaatgcaaagaagaTATCTTACTTTTGCAAGCAATCGCAAAGTCATCTCATAATTCTCCACAACTTGTTATAGTTGATACTCGTCCAAAG atTAATGCATTAGCTAATAAAGCCAAGGGAAAAGGATTTGAAGATACAAAAAATTATCCTTTTTGCAAATTTTATTTTAGTGGTATAGAAAATATTCATGTAATGCGTGAAAGTCGTCAGAAATTATTCCAAG CCATCTACTCTAACCATGATAGCTATATTAGTTTTATGAATGCTGTTGATAACTCCGGATGGATGAAACATATTAAAGCTATTTTAGATGCAGCTATATTTGTTTCTCaa aCTATTTTGTGTGGTACTAATGTCTTAGTACATTGTTCTGATGGATGGGATCGTACATCACAAACATGTGCACTTGCCAGTTTATTTTTAGATCCATTCTACAGAACTATTCACggttttatt ATTCTTATTGAGAAAGATTTTCTATCATTTGGTCACCGATTTAGTACACGTTGCCAACATTTAGCTGGCGATAATAAAAATGTAGCACctatttttttacaatttttagaTTGTGTATGGCAAGTGTTAAGACAGTTTCCTGCTTCATTTCAATTCAATGAGTTATttcttatatatatttctaaaaatgtttattcatgtgAG TACGGGACGTTTTTGTACAACTCTGtatctgaaagaaaaaaaaataagtattttaaatga